In a genomic window of Staphylococcus taiwanensis:
- a CDS encoding cysteine desulfurase has protein sequence MIYFDNAATTKSHKEVLDSFLKVNESVYFNPNSPHKMGIQGEKVLLQAKERINNIMSLNHKYDVIFTSGATESNNIALKGVAYRKKQFANEIITSVLEHPSVLEVMRHLEEEGFKLKYVNVTSDGCIDMNHLATLMNDRVGLVTCMYVNNIMGQIQPVDKIVELLKNYPKAHLHVDAVQALGKIPMKFEGVNSLSFSGHKFNGLKGQGLLLIDNKEKLEPIVHGGGQEYGIRSGTVNLPIDVALVKAIDLAINPNLLDSRIQRLTSFNKELRTFLDNYKGVYINSPIDGAPQILNIAFPGVKGEVLVNAFSKFDIMVSTTSACSSKRGKLNEVLLAMDISDKRIEGSIRLSFGETTTQDEINEFKEKFENIYSEIKELLK, from the coding sequence GTGATATATTTCGATAATGCAGCCACTACTAAATCTCATAAAGAAGTATTGGATTCATTCTTGAAGGTTAATGAATCAGTTTATTTTAATCCTAATAGCCCACACAAAATGGGAATTCAAGGTGAAAAAGTATTACTGCAAGCGAAAGAACGTATTAATAATATAATGTCGTTAAATCATAAATATGATGTTATTTTTACAAGCGGGGCTACTGAATCAAATAACATTGCATTGAAAGGTGTAGCATATCGTAAAAAACAATTTGCTAATGAAATTATAACTTCTGTACTTGAACATCCATCTGTTTTAGAAGTTATGCGTCATTTAGAAGAAGAAGGTTTTAAATTAAAATATGTAAATGTAACAAGTGATGGATGCATAGATATGAATCATCTTGCTACACTTATGAATGATAGAGTTGGTCTAGTAACTTGTATGTATGTCAATAACATCATGGGTCAAATTCAACCTGTGGATAAGATTGTGGAATTATTAAAAAATTATCCTAAAGCACATTTACATGTTGATGCAGTTCAAGCTTTAGGCAAAATACCTATGAAATTTGAAGGCGTGAATAGTTTAAGTTTTAGTGGTCACAAATTTAATGGGTTAAAAGGGCAAGGGTTGTTATTAATTGATAATAAGGAAAAACTTGAGCCAATTGTTCATGGAGGCGGACAAGAGTATGGTATCCGAAGTGGAACGGTTAATTTACCAATAGACGTTGCATTAGTAAAAGCAATAGATTTAGCTATAAATCCCAATCTATTAGATTCACGCATTCAACGTCTTACATCTTTTAATAAAGAATTGCGAACGTTTCTAGATAATTATAAGGGTGTATATATTAATTCGCCTATAGATGGAGCTCCTCAAATTTTAAACATCGCTTTTCCTGGTGTAAAAGGAGAAGTTTTAGTAAATGCTTTTTCAAAATTTGATATTATGGTCTCTACTACAAGTGCTTGTTCCTCTAAAAGAGGAAAACTTAACGAAGTGTTACTTGCAATGGACATATCAGATAAGCGGATTGAAGGCAGTATTAGATTGTCATTTGGAGAAACTACTACCCAAGACGAAATTAATGAATTCAAAGAGAAATTTGAAAATATTTATTCCGAAATTAAGGAGTTGTTAAAATAA
- a CDS encoding glycerophosphodiester phosphodiesterase: MKINKPNRAFQVVAHRGLSHQFPENTAKGFKAALMKHIDMLEIDVHFTKDNYLVVIHDDTIDRTSNGKGKVIDYTLKELMEFDFGIKHSEKFSNTRISTFEEVLALFNNYSKKLLIEIKVPKQYPGIEQAVLDKLREYNVPAHKAIIQSFDADSVQRLAELQSEYELGLLVSKKKYWYKLPNFKDISAYANYVNPNYKLVNAKFIKKAHEHNLRVIPYTVNKAKSVRHLIKVGVDGIISDIPDELFKL, from the coding sequence ATGAAAATCAATAAACCAAATCGTGCATTTCAAGTTGTAGCCCATCGTGGCTTATCTCATCAATTTCCTGAGAATACAGCTAAAGGTTTCAAAGCAGCTTTAATGAAACACATTGATATGTTAGAAATCGATGTACATTTTACTAAAGATAATTACCTTGTTGTGATACATGATGATACAATTGATCGCACTTCAAATGGAAAAGGCAAAGTAATAGATTATACATTGAAAGAATTAATGGAGTTTGATTTTGGTATTAAACACAGTGAGAAATTCTCAAATACTAGAATTTCCACATTTGAAGAAGTATTAGCTTTATTTAATAATTATTCTAAAAAGTTATTAATTGAAATTAAGGTACCTAAACAATATCCTGGAATAGAGCAAGCAGTATTAGATAAATTGAGAGAATATAATGTGCCCGCACATAAAGCCATCATACAGTCTTTTGATGCAGACAGTGTTCAAAGATTAGCGGAATTGCAAAGTGAATATGAATTAGGTTTACTTGTAAGTAAAAAGAAATATTGGTATAAACTACCTAATTTTAAAGACATTTCAGCTTATGCAAATTATGTGAACCCTAATTATAAATTAGTGAACGCTAAGTTTATTAAAAAAGCACATGAACACAATTTGAGAGTTATACCTTATACAGTTAATAAAGCTAAAAGTGTTCGTCATTTAATTAAAGTGGGGGTAGACGGTATTATTTCAGATATACCTGATGAGTTATTCAAATTATAA
- the tpx gene encoding thiol peroxidase, translating into MTQITFKNSPIHLAGSEVSEGAQAPNFKVLDNDLNEVSLDNYKGQKKLISVVPSIDTGVCDQQTRKFNEEAAQEDGVVLTISADLPFAQKRWCASNGLDNVITLSDHKDLSFGENYGVIMEELRLLARSVFVLDENDKIVYKELVSEGTDFPNFEAALEAYRNI; encoded by the coding sequence ATGACACAAATTACTTTTAAAAATAGCCCAATTCATTTAGCTGGTTCGGAAGTATCTGAGGGAGCACAAGCGCCTAATTTTAAAGTGCTTGATAATGATTTAAATGAAGTAAGCTTAGACAATTATAAAGGTCAAAAGAAACTTATCAGCGTAGTACCTTCTATTGATACTGGTGTGTGTGATCAACAAACACGCAAATTTAACGAAGAAGCTGCTCAAGAAGATGGTGTTGTATTAACCATTTCAGCTGACTTACCATTTGCACAAAAAAGATGGTGTGCTTCTAATGGTTTAGATAATGTAATTACTTTAAGTGACCATAAAGACTTATCATTTGGAGAAAATTATGGTGTTATCATGGAAGAATTAAGATTGCTAGCACGTTCAGTATTCGTATTAGACGAAAATGATAAAATTGTTTATAAAGAATTAGTTAGCGAGGGAACTGATTTTCCTAATTTCGAAGCAGCATTAGAAGCTTATCGTAACATTTAA
- a CDS encoding phosphoglycerate dehydrogenase, translating to MKHNILVADPISEEGLESLISHPQFNVDIKTGLSEQEIIEIISEYEGLIVRSQTQVSSEISQHASQLKVIARAGVGVDNIDIDAATLQGVLVINAPDGNTISATEHSVAMILAMARNIPQAHASLKNKEWNRKAFKGVELYQKTLGVIGAGRIGLGVAQRLQSFGMNVLAFDPYLTQEKAQQLDIQLASIDEIAEKADFVTVHTPLTPKTRGIINADFFSKAKPSLQIINVARGGIINEQDLVDALNNNLISRAAIDVFEHEPPTDSPLLDNDKIIVTPHLGASTIEAQEKVAISVAKEMIDILENGNVTNAVNAPKLNLNDVDESTQDWIHIGELTGELAIQLLDGAPREIKIIFNGEEAKKENDLITRSIVTRILQQDLGERVNLINALALLNQQGVTHNIEQRAPQGAFNNYIQVELTSDNEVIKIGATVISGFGARIVRINDYSVDFKPNKYQLVSYHGDKPGMVGLTGQLLGKHHINIASMSLGRSTEGGQAMMVLSVDQPITSDIIEDLYKHGGYDKIYGTTLSV from the coding sequence ATGAAGCATAATATTTTGGTTGCTGATCCAATTTCAGAAGAAGGTTTAGAAAGTTTAATTTCTCACCCTCAATTTAATGTTGATATAAAAACTGGACTAAGTGAACAAGAAATCATAGAAATTATTTCTGAATATGAGGGTCTTATTGTTCGCAGTCAAACTCAAGTCTCTTCAGAAATTAGCCAACACGCTTCTCAATTAAAAGTGATTGCTCGTGCAGGTGTTGGCGTAGATAACATTGATATTGACGCAGCAACATTACAAGGTGTATTAGTAATTAATGCACCAGATGGTAATACAATATCTGCAACTGAACATTCTGTTGCCATGATTTTAGCTATGGCTCGTAACATTCCACAAGCACATGCCTCATTGAAAAATAAGGAATGGAATCGTAAAGCTTTTAAAGGTGTAGAATTATATCAAAAGACATTAGGTGTCATTGGTGCTGGTAGAATTGGACTTGGCGTAGCTCAACGTCTTCAAAGTTTTGGCATGAACGTTTTAGCTTTTGATCCTTATCTTACACAAGAAAAGGCGCAACAACTTGATATTCAGTTAGCAAGTATAGATGAAATTGCTGAAAAAGCTGATTTTGTAACTGTTCATACACCATTAACACCTAAGACACGTGGTATTATTAATGCTGATTTCTTTTCAAAAGCAAAACCATCGCTACAAATCATAAATGTTGCTAGAGGCGGTATTATAAATGAACAAGATTTAGTTGATGCTTTAAATAACAACCTAATTTCAAGAGCCGCTATAGATGTCTTTGAACATGAACCACCTACTGATTCACCTCTGTTAGACAATGATAAGATAATTGTCACACCTCATCTAGGCGCTTCAACTATAGAAGCTCAAGAAAAAGTTGCTATCTCAGTAGCTAAAGAGATGATAGATATTTTAGAAAATGGTAATGTGACAAATGCTGTTAATGCACCAAAACTAAACTTAAACGACGTTGATGAATCAACACAAGATTGGATTCATATTGGCGAATTAACTGGAGAATTAGCAATACAATTATTAGACGGTGCACCTAGGGAAATTAAAATTATATTTAATGGTGAAGAGGCTAAAAAAGAGAATGATTTAATTACACGTTCAATAGTGACACGTATTTTACAACAAGATTTGGGAGAACGAGTTAATTTAATTAATGCTTTGGCTTTACTTAATCAACAAGGTGTCACTCATAATATTGAGCAACGTGCTCCGCAAGGTGCTTTTAATAATTATATTCAAGTTGAACTAACAAGTGACAATGAAGTAATCAAAATTGGTGCAACTGTCATTTCAGGTTTCGGCGCACGTATCGTCCGTATTAATGATTATTCTGTTGACTTCAAACCTAATAAATATCAATTAGTTTCTTATCATGGAGACAAACCTGGTATGGTCGGTCTAACAGGTCAACTTTTAGGTAAGCATCACATTAATATTGCCTCAATGTCTTTAGGTAGAAGTACTGAAGGCGGTCAAGCGATGATGGTATTATCAGTGGACCAACCTATTACTTCAGATATTATTGAAGATTTATACAAACATGGCGGTTACGATAAAATATACGGCACAACATTATCAGTTTAA
- a CDS encoding GAF domain-containing protein yields MPAIKDTNYDLLTKQLSSLIEDETNLIAILSNTSALLNDNLDQVNWVGFYLIENNELILGPFQGHPACVHIEIGKGVCGTAVSTDTTQLVEDVHAFPGHIACDANSKSEIVVPIHVNGTIIGVLDIDAPIEARFSKKDKHGLETIVSIIEKQLSI; encoded by the coding sequence ATGCCAGCTATAAAAGATACAAATTACGACTTATTAACTAAACAACTCTCAAGCTTAATTGAAGATGAAACTAATTTAATTGCTATACTTAGTAATACTTCAGCTTTATTAAATGACAACTTAGATCAGGTGAACTGGGTAGGCTTTTATTTAATAGAAAATAATGAACTTATTCTAGGTCCTTTCCAAGGTCACCCAGCATGTGTACATATTGAAATTGGTAAAGGGGTTTGTGGTACAGCAGTTTCTACCGATACAACTCAGCTTGTAGAGGATGTACATGCCTTTCCGGGACATATAGCTTGTGATGCCAATAGTAAATCAGAAATCGTTGTCCCTATTCATGTTAATGGAACAATTATTGGCGTACTAGATATTGATGCTCCTATTGAGGCACGTTTTTCTAAAAAAGATAAACACGGTTTAGAAACGATTGTGTCTATTATTGAAAAACAATTATCTATATAA
- a CDS encoding alanine--glyoxylate aminotransferase family protein produces MKYYEPLLLTPGPTPVPDEINHVMTLPMVGHRSPDFEAIAKEAFNNLKPIFGTDNEVMILTSSGTSVLEASMLNIVNPNDHFVVIVSGAFGNRFKQIAETYYKNVHIYDVEWGKPVDVEAFISFLKHLEHNVTAVFSQYCETSTAVLHPVAELGHALKSYDENIYFVVDGVSCIGAVDVNLNRDEIDVLVSGSQKALMLPPGLAFVAYNQRALLRFKEVTTPRFYLNLNKYFDSLQQDSTPFTPNVGLFRAVNAYAELIKDEGFNNTIARHYTIRDGLRNALKALNLELLVDDAYASPTVTSFIPKNKDELNHIKSTLKSRFNITIAGGQGKLKGTILRIGHMGKVSPYDMLSVISALEMILTEYRQINYIGQGITKFTEVIHNEA; encoded by the coding sequence ATGAAATATTATGAACCACTATTATTAACTCCGGGACCAACCCCTGTTCCTGATGAAATCAATCATGTTATGACCTTACCAATGGTCGGACACCGTTCTCCAGATTTTGAAGCTATCGCAAAAGAAGCATTTAATAATTTAAAGCCCATCTTTGGTACTGACAATGAAGTTATGATACTAACTTCTAGTGGTACTAGTGTGTTAGAAGCTAGTATGTTAAATATTGTGAATCCTAATGACCATTTTGTAGTAATTGTATCTGGTGCTTTTGGTAATCGTTTTAAACAAATCGCTGAAACTTACTATAAAAATGTTCATATTTATGATGTTGAATGGGGAAAACCAGTAGATGTTGAAGCATTTATATCATTTTTAAAACATCTTGAACATAACGTTACTGCTGTATTTTCTCAATATTGCGAAACATCTACAGCTGTACTACATCCTGTAGCTGAATTAGGCCATGCTCTTAAATCATATGATGAAAATATTTATTTCGTTGTAGATGGTGTTAGTTGTATCGGAGCAGTAGATGTTAATTTAAATCGTGATGAAATTGATGTCTTAGTTTCTGGTAGTCAAAAAGCACTTATGCTACCTCCAGGCCTAGCCTTCGTTGCATATAATCAACGCGCGTTACTGCGATTTAAAGAAGTTACGACACCACGATTTTATTTAAATTTGAATAAATACTTTGATTCATTGCAACAAGATTCAACACCATTTACCCCTAACGTTGGTTTGTTTAGAGCTGTCAACGCTTATGCGGAATTAATAAAAGATGAAGGCTTTAATAATACTATTGCTCGACACTATACTATTAGAGATGGTTTAAGAAATGCTTTAAAAGCACTAAATCTTGAATTATTGGTTGACGATGCATATGCTTCCCCTACAGTGACGTCATTTATCCCTAAAAATAAGGATGAACTTAACCACATCAAATCTACTTTAAAATCAAGATTTAACATTACAATTGCAGGCGGACAAGGAAAGCTCAAAGGCACGATTTTACGAATAGGACATATGGGTAAAGTTTCACCATATGATATGTTATCTGTGATTTCTGCACTAGAAATGATTCTTACAGAATATCGTCAAATTAATTATATCGGTCAAGGTATTACTAAATTTACTGAGGTGATTCATAATGAAGCATAA
- the rpsD gene encoding 30S ribosomal protein S4 translates to MARFRGSNWKKSRRLGISLSGTGKELEKRPYAPGQHGPNQRKKLSEYGLQLREKQKLRYLYGITERQFRNTFDIAAKQHGVHGENFMILLASRLDAVVYSLGLARTRRQARQLVGHGHVEVDGRRVDIPSYSLKPGQVITVREKSQNLDIIKESVEINNFVPEYLDFDADSLKGTFVRFPERSELPAEINEQLIVEYYSR, encoded by the coding sequence ATGGCTCGATTCAGAGGTTCAAACTGGAAAAAATCTCGTCGTTTAGGTATCTCTTTAAGTGGTACTGGTAAAGAATTAGAAAAACGTCCTTACGCACCAGGACAACATGGTCCAAACCAACGTAAAAAATTATCAGAATATGGTTTACAATTACGTGAAAAACAAAAATTACGTTACTTATATGGAATTACTGAAAGACAATTCCGTAACACATTTGACATCGCTGCTAAACAACACGGTGTACATGGTGAAAACTTCATGATTTTATTAGCTAGTCGTTTAGACGCAGTTGTTTATTCATTAGGTTTAGCACGTACTCGTCGTCAAGCACGTCAATTAGTTGGTCACGGTCACGTTGAAGTAGATGGTCGTCGCGTAGACATCCCTTCTTACTCATTAAAACCTGGTCAAGTTATCACTGTACGTGAAAAATCACAAAACTTAGACATCATCAAAGAATCTGTTGAAATTAATAATTTCGTACCAGAATACTTAGATTTTGATGCTGACAGCTTAAAAGGTACATTCGTACGCTTCCCTGAACGTAGTGAATTACCAGCTGAAATCAATGAACAATTAATCGTTGAGTACTACTCAAGATAA
- a CDS encoding TSUP family transporter produces the protein MEITLNVILIIIAFGFLAAFIDAVVGGGGLISIPALLAVGMPPSLALGTNKLASSFGSLTSAIKFIRSKKVDLPIVLKLFPFVFLFAAGGASLATFLPAQVLKPLVIIILTLVLIYTIFKKEWGNVRTFSKLTIGKAIVFVTLLLIIGFYDGFLGGGTGSFMLFVLLMFGFDFLSAAGNAKVLNFASNLGALVLFIILGQVDFIYGFIMAISMIIGSYIGAQFAIKKGVGYVKILFIIITALLILKNTYDYIMQLLNH, from the coding sequence ATGGAGATAACATTAAATGTGATTTTAATTATAATTGCGTTTGGATTTCTAGCTGCGTTTATTGATGCGGTTGTTGGTGGGGGTGGGCTCATTTCAATACCAGCTCTACTAGCAGTCGGAATGCCGCCATCTTTAGCACTTGGTACTAATAAACTGGCCAGCTCATTTGGTTCTTTAACTAGTGCGATAAAATTTATTCGATCAAAAAAAGTGGATTTACCTATCGTATTAAAACTATTCCCATTTGTATTTCTTTTTGCTGCAGGTGGTGCAAGTCTAGCAACATTTCTACCAGCTCAAGTACTAAAACCACTCGTAATCATTATTTTAACCTTAGTATTAATTTATACAATTTTTAAAAAAGAATGGGGTAATGTTCGTACTTTTTCAAAATTGACTATAGGTAAAGCTATTGTTTTTGTAACTTTACTATTAATCATTGGTTTCTATGATGGATTCTTAGGCGGAGGCACAGGGTCTTTCATGTTATTTGTACTACTCATGTTTGGATTTGATTTCTTAAGTGCAGCTGGAAATGCTAAAGTACTTAATTTTGCTTCAAATTTGGGGGCGTTGGTTCTATTTATAATACTAGGTCAAGTTGACTTTATTTATGGCTTTATTATGGCAATTAGTATGATAATAGGCTCATATATTGGTGCTCAATTTGCTATCAAAAAGGGCGTAGGCTATGTAAAAATACTATTTATTATAATTACAGCATTGCTTATTTTGAAAAATACTTATGACTACATAATGCAGCTTTTAAATCATTAA
- a CDS encoding OsmC family protein, whose amino-acid sequence MVKHDFKVQTQWQGGREEVGTVSGDVISEQISIPSQLGGNGTGTNPDEMLVSAASSCYIISLAATLERAKFTNIQLTIDSVGTAIFENGKFKMQKITHYPKIDVNNDEKESLSKRLPKLLSIADKNCMISNSIRNNVDIDIQSSII is encoded by the coding sequence ATGGTTAAACACGATTTCAAAGTACAAACTCAATGGCAAGGTGGGCGTGAAGAAGTAGGCACTGTTAGTGGAGATGTAATTTCAGAGCAAATTTCCATTCCAAGCCAACTTGGCGGTAACGGAACAGGAACAAATCCAGATGAAATGTTAGTGTCTGCAGCATCTTCGTGCTACATCATTTCCTTAGCAGCCACATTAGAGAGAGCTAAATTTACAAATATCCAATTGACTATTGATTCGGTTGGAACTGCTATATTTGAAAACGGAAAATTTAAAATGCAAAAAATCACACATTACCCGAAAATTGATGTTAACAATGATGAAAAAGAAAGTCTAAGTAAGCGACTTCCTAAATTATTAAGTATTGCTGATAAAAATTGTATGATTTCAAATTCTATTAGAAATAATGTAGATATAGACATTCAATCATCAATTATATAA
- the ezrA gene encoding septation ring formation regulator EzrA has protein sequence MVLYTILAIIVIILIIVGIMFYLRSNKRKIVEDAEERKLKIQKLPFEENLAKLSKLNLKGETKTKYDALKQDTLDHTNNYLAPVEEKIHDAEIQLDKFKFSGAQSEIDDAHELMDRYEAGYQAQVDEVSEIIGLHKENEQVFEKCKTDYREMKRDVLANRHQFGEAAAPLEKRIESFEPELEQYEVLKNEGNYVQAHNHIMGLSESIDEIKEYMDEIPDLIREAQKELPGQFQDLKYGCRDLKVNGYDLDHVKIDGTLQSLKTELSFVEPMISRLELNEANDKLEQINDKLDEMYDLIEHEVKAKNEVEETKEQITDELFKAREMNYTLRTEIDYIRENYFINESDVHSIRQHENEIQNLVVVYDEILKEMSKSAVRYSEVKDNIEYLDDHVKVINDKQEKLQNHLIQLREDEAEAEDNLLRIQSKKEEVYRRLLASNLTSVPERFVIMKNEIDHEVRETNEQFSERPIHVKQLKDKVAKIVIQMNTFEDEANDVLVNAVYAERLIQYGNRYRKDHNNVDKSLNEAERLFKNNRYKRSIEISEQALESVEPGITKYIEDEITKE, from the coding sequence ATGGTTTTATACACTATATTAGCAATAATAGTCATCATACTGATAATTGTTGGTATCATGTTTTACTTGCGTTCAAATAAACGAAAAATTGTTGAAGACGCGGAAGAACGTAAATTAAAAATTCAAAAATTACCTTTCGAGGAAAATTTAGCTAAACTTTCTAAATTAAATTTAAAAGGTGAAACTAAAACAAAATATGATGCTTTAAAACAAGACACCCTAGATCATACAAACAATTATTTAGCACCGGTCGAAGAAAAAATCCATGACGCTGAGATTCAACTTGATAAGTTCAAATTTTCAGGTGCACAATCTGAAATTGATGATGCACATGAATTAATGGATAGATATGAAGCTGGATATCAAGCACAAGTGGATGAAGTTAGTGAAATTATTGGTTTACATAAAGAGAATGAACAAGTGTTCGAAAAATGTAAAACTGATTATCGTGAGATGAAACGAGATGTTTTAGCCAATAGACATCAATTTGGTGAAGCTGCTGCGCCATTAGAGAAGCGAATTGAATCATTTGAACCCGAATTAGAACAATATGAAGTGCTTAAAAATGAAGGGAATTATGTTCAAGCACATAATCATATTATGGGCCTAAGTGAATCTATTGATGAAATTAAAGAATATATGGATGAAATACCTGATTTAATTCGAGAAGCTCAAAAAGAATTGCCTGGACAATTTCAAGATTTAAAATATGGTTGTCGAGATTTAAAAGTTAATGGCTATGATTTAGATCATGTGAAAATTGATGGCACGTTACAAAGCTTAAAAACAGAATTAAGTTTCGTTGAACCTATGATTAGTCGTTTAGAGTTAAATGAAGCAAACGATAAATTAGAACAAATCAACGATAAACTTGATGAAATGTATGATTTAATTGAGCATGAAGTTAAAGCTAAAAATGAAGTTGAAGAAACGAAAGAGCAAATCACTGATGAATTATTTAAAGCACGAGAAATGAATTATACATTGAGAACTGAAATTGATTATATTCGAGAAAACTACTTTATTAATGAAAGTGATGTTCATAGTATTAGACAACATGAAAATGAAATTCAAAATTTAGTGGTTGTATATGATGAGATTCTAAAAGAAATGTCTAAATCTGCAGTTAGATATAGTGAAGTTAAAGATAACATAGAATATCTCGATGATCATGTAAAAGTCATCAATGATAAACAAGAAAAATTACAAAATCATCTTATCCAGTTGCGAGAAGACGAAGCAGAAGCAGAAGACAATCTTTTAAGAATTCAATCTAAAAAAGAAGAGGTTTATCGTCGTCTTTTAGCTTCAAATTTAACAAGTGTGCCAGAACGCTTTGTGATCATGAAAAATGAAATTGACCATGAAGTTCGTGAAACGAATGAACAATTTAGTGAACGACCAATTCATGTTAAACAATTAAAAGATAAAGTTGCCAAAATTGTTATTCAAATGAATACATTTGAAGATGAAGCAAATGATGTATTAGTAAATGCGGTTTATGCAGAAAGATTAATTCAATATGGTAACAGATATCGCAAAGATCATAATAATGTTGATAAAAGTTTAAATGAAGCAGAACGTTTATTTAAAAACAATAGATATAAACGTTCAATTGAAATTTCAGAACAAGCACTTGAAAGTGTAGAACCTGGCATTACGAAGTATATAGAAGATGAAATTACGAAAGAATAG
- the thiI gene encoding tRNA 4-thiouridine(8) synthase ThiI, translated as MKFDHLLVRYGELTLKGSNRKKFVNALKDNVISSLKSLEGTHVQGKRDRMYVSLTEEADSQEVISRLSKIFGIKSISPVHKTTQDIEDIKKLCVELAQDFKTGETFKIDVKRVDKSYPLDTYALQRELGGTILQATEGITVDVKNPNHNVRVEVRMDGVYIFTEVIKGAGGLPVGSGGKTLLMLSGGIDSPVAGMEIMKRGVTIEAIHFHSPPFTSEKAKDKVIELTRILSERVGPIKLHIVPFTELQKQINKVVHPRYTMTSTRRMMLRVADIVLDRIGANAIVNGENLGQVASQTLKSMYAINDVTSTPILRPLVSLDKEDIIKKAREIGTFDISIQPYEDCCTIFTPKNPVTEPNFDKVIKYESVFNFDEMVQSAANNVETLIINKDYKTEKDKDTDALIDELF; from the coding sequence ATGAAATTTGATCATTTATTAGTTAGGTATGGAGAACTAACATTAAAAGGAAGTAATCGTAAAAAGTTTGTTAATGCATTAAAAGACAATGTGATTTCATCATTAAAATCTCTAGAAGGTACACATGTTCAAGGAAAGAGAGATAGAATGTATGTTTCTCTCACTGAAGAAGCGGATTCCCAAGAAGTAATAAGTCGTTTATCTAAAATATTCGGGATAAAATCTATTAGTCCTGTTCATAAAACTACACAAGATATAGAAGATATAAAAAAATTATGTGTTGAACTTGCTCAAGATTTCAAAACAGGTGAAACATTTAAAATTGATGTAAAACGTGTAGATAAATCTTATCCATTAGATACCTATGCATTACAAAGAGAATTGGGTGGTACCATTTTGCAAGCAACAGAAGGTATTACAGTTGATGTGAAAAACCCTAATCATAATGTAAGAGTAGAAGTACGAATGGATGGCGTATATATATTCACTGAAGTGATTAAAGGTGCTGGAGGATTGCCAGTTGGTTCTGGAGGTAAAACATTATTAATGTTATCTGGTGGTATCGATTCTCCAGTAGCAGGTATGGAAATAATGAAACGTGGCGTTACAATAGAAGCAATTCACTTCCACAGTCCACCTTTTACGAGTGAAAAAGCCAAAGATAAAGTGATTGAATTGACACGTATCTTATCTGAACGTGTTGGGCCAATCAAATTACACATTGTCCCATTTACAGAGCTACAAAAACAAATCAATAAGGTTGTACATCCAAGATACACAATGACATCAACACGTCGAATGATGCTTCGAGTAGCAGATATCGTATTAGATCGAATTGGTGCCAATGCCATTGTAAATGGAGAAAATTTAGGACAAGTCGCGAGTCAAACACTTAAAAGTATGTATGCAATTAACGACGTGACTTCTACACCAATACTCAGACCACTTGTATCGCTAGATAAAGAAGATATTATTAAAAAAGCACGTGAGATAGGGACGTTTGACATATCTATTCAACCTTATGAAGATTGTTGTACTATTTTCACGCCTAAGAATCCGGTTACAGAACCAAATTTTGATAAAGTCATAAAATATGAAAGTGTGTTTAATTTTGATGAGATGGTTCAAAGTGCTGCTAATAACGTTGAAACGTTGATTATCAATAAAGATTATAAAACAGAAAAAGACAAAGACACTGATGCATTAATCGATGAATTATTTTAA